A window of Lysobacter terrestris contains these coding sequences:
- the rpsL gene encoding 30S ribosomal protein S12, whose product MATINQLVRKPRSPETYKSASPALANCPQRRGVCTRVYTTTPKKPNSALRKVAKVRLTNGYEVISYIGGEGHNLQEHSVVLIRGGRVKDLPGVRYHTVRGSLDAAGVTKRRQSRSKYGAKRPKS is encoded by the coding sequence ATGGCGACGATCAATCAGCTGGTGCGCAAGCCGCGCAGCCCTGAAACCTACAAGAGCGCCTCGCCGGCGCTGGCGAACTGCCCGCAGCGTCGTGGCGTTTGCACCCGCGTCTACACCACCACCCCGAAGAAGCCGAACTCGGCTCTGCGCAAGGTGGCCAAGGTGCGCCTGACCAACGGTTACGAAGTCATTTCGTACATCGGCGGCGAAGGCCACAACCTGCAGGAGCACAGCGTGGTGCTGATCCGCGGCGGCCGCGTCAAGGACCTCCCGGGTGTGCGTTACCACACCGTGCGCGGTTCGCTCGACGCCGCTGGCGTGACCAAGCGTCGCCAGAGCCGTTCGAAGTACGGCGCCAAGCGCCCGAAGTCCTGA
- the rpsG gene encoding 30S ribosomal protein S7, producing the protein MSRKGSTPQRSVLPDPKHGSETIARFINMVMQSGKKSIAEKIVYGAMDVISEKNANAVELIEKALGNVSPAVEVKSRRVGGATYQVPVEVRASRRLALAMRWLIDSARKRGENSMPRKLAAELLDASENRGGAIKKREETHRMAEANKAFAHYRW; encoded by the coding sequence ATGTCGCGTAAAGGTTCCACCCCGCAGCGTTCGGTTCTGCCCGATCCCAAGCACGGCAGCGAGACGATCGCGCGCTTCATCAACATGGTCATGCAGAGCGGCAAGAAGTCGATCGCTGAAAAGATCGTCTATGGCGCCATGGACGTGATCAGCGAAAAGAACGCCAACGCCGTCGAGCTGATCGAGAAGGCGCTGGGCAACGTGTCCCCGGCGGTCGAGGTCAAGTCCCGCCGCGTCGGTGGCGCGACCTACCAGGTGCCGGTCGAAGTGCGCGCTTCCCGCCGCCTCGCCCTGGCGATGCGCTGGCTGATCGATTCGGCCCGCAAGCGTGGCGAAAACAGCATGCCGCGCAAGCTGGCTGCTGAACTCCTGGATGCTTCCGAAAACCGTGGTGGCGCGATCAAGAAGCGCGAAGAAACCCACCGCATGGCGGAAGCGAACAAGGCGTTCGCCCACTACCGCTGGTAA